The Sebastes fasciatus isolate fSebFas1 chromosome 4, fSebFas1.pri, whole genome shotgun sequence genome window below encodes:
- the LOC141766864 gene encoding uncharacterized protein LOC141766864 gives MSAASCLLSEDQFLCSICLDVFTDPVTTPCGHNFCKNCITQHWDINVPCQCPNCKKTFYSRPELQVNTFISEMAAQFRQSAQQKASSSSSEQQAAKPGEVPCDVCTGTKLKALKSCLVCLASYCETHLEPHLTASRLKRHQLIDPVENLEGRMCMKHDKLLELFCKTDEMCVCMLCTVLDHKTHDVVPLKDEYEGKKAELGKTEAEIQQMIQKRRLKIQEMKQSVELSKEDADREIADGVQVFTALKESVERSQAELIDTIKEKQRKTEKQAEGFIKELEQEISALKKRSTEVEQLSRSEDHLHLIQSFTSLNTAPPTKDWTEVSVRPPSYEGTVVRAVIQLEETLSKQMKKLFEAELKRVQQSAVDVTLDPDTAQPWLILSDDNKQVHCGDVWKILPGNPERFDICVNVLAKSFSSGRFYYEVQVKGKTDWDLGVARESINRKGEITLTPQNGYWMIWLRNDNEYEALADPAVRLSLKSQPEKVGVFVDYEEGLVSFYDVDAAALIYSFTGCSFTEKLYPYFSPCTNNGGKNSAPLIISPLRVLSGDMSAASCLLTEDQFLCSICLDVFTDPVTIPCGHNFCKTCITQHWDIKVQCPNCKEVFNNRPELRVNTLISVVAAQFRQSAQQKASSSSSEQQAPRPGEVPCDVCTGTKLKALKSCLMCLMCVCMLCTISDHITHDVVPLKEGYEKKKAELEAEIQQMIQKRQLKIQEMKHSVGLSKEGADREIADGVQVFTALKESVERNQAKLINGIKEKQRKTEKQAQCFIKELEQEISELKKRSTEVEQLSRSEDHLHLLQHFTPLNAAPPTKDWTDVSVRPLHEGTVRRAVVQLEETLSKQMKKLLAEAELKRVQQSAVDVTLDPDTAHPALILSDDGKQLKHGDVKKNLPDNPERFDYCVNVLAKQSFSSGRFYYEVQVKGKTNWDLGVVRESISRKGDNKPSPKIGYWLIYLRNENEYKACAGPSVCLSLKSQPEKVGVFVDYEKGLVSFYDVDAAALIYSFTGCCFTEKLYPFFGPQNNSGGKNSAPLILSPVNHTE, from the exons ATGTCTGCTGCCAGCTGTCTTCTAtctgaagatcagtttctgtgctccatctgtctggatgtgttcactgatccagtcaccacaccatgtggacacaacttctgcaaaaactgcatcACTCAACACTGGGATATTAATGTCCCGTGTCAGTGTCCCAACTGTAAAAAGACCTTCTACTCTAGACCTGAGCTGCAGGTCAATACTTTCATCTCTGAGATGGCTGctcagttcagacagtcagctcaacagaaagccagcagcagcagctcagagcaacaagctgccaaaccaggagaagttccctgtgacgtctgcactggaaccaaactgaaggccctgaagtcctgcttggtgtgtctggcctcctactgtgagactcacctggagcctcatctgacagcttcacgtctgaaaagacatcagctgatcgacCCCGTGGAGAACCTGGAAGGCAGGATGTGTATGAAGCACGATAAactgctggagctgttctgtaagaccgatgagatgtgtgtctgcatgctctgcaCTGTTTTAGACCACAAGACACATGATGTTGTTCCTCTGAAAGACGAATATGAAGGAAAGAAAGCCGAGCTGgggaagacagaggctgaaattcagcagatgatccagaagagacgactgaagattcaggagatGAAACAGTCAGTGGAACTCAGTaaggaagatgcagacagagagatagcagatggtgttcaggtcttcaccgctctgaaggagtctgttgagAGAAGCCAGGCCGAGCTCATCGACacgatcaaagagaagcagagaaagacagagaaacaggctgaaggcttcatcaaagagctggaacaggaaatctctgCGCTGAAGAAGAGAAGCACTGAGGTGGAGCAACTCTCACGCTCTGAAGACCACCTCCACCTCATCCAAAGCTTCACGTCCCTGAACACAGCTCCACCCACCAAGGACTGGACAGAAGTAAGTGTCCGTCCACCTTCATATGAGGGGACTGTGGTGAGAGCTGTGATTCAGCTGGAGGAGACGCTCAGTAAACAGATGAAGAAGCTGTTTGAGGCTGAGCTGAAGAGGGTCCAGCAGTCTGCAGTGGATGTGACACTTGATCCTGATACAGCACAGCCCTGGCTCATTCTGTCTGATGATAATAAGCAAGTACACTGTGGTGATGTGTGGAAGATTCTCCCAGGCAACCCAGAGAGATTTGATATTTGTGTTAATGTCTTAGCAAagagtttctcttcaggaaGGTTTTACTACGAGGTTCAGGTTAAAGGGAAGACTGATTGGGATttaggagtggccagagagtcgatcaacaggaagggagaAATCACACTGACTCCTCAGAATGGTTACTGGATGATATGGTTGAGAAATGACAATGAGTACGAAGCTCTTGCTGACCCTGCAGTCCGTCTTTCTCTGAAGTCTCAGCCTgagaaggtgggggtgtttgtggattatgaggagggtctggtctccttttatgatgttgatgctgcagctcttatctactcctttactggctgctctttcactgagaaactctaccCATACTTTAGTCCTTGTACTAATAATGGTGGTAAAAACTCTGCCCCActgatcatctctcctctcagggtgctt AGTGGAGATATGTCTGCTGCCAGCTGTCTGCTGActgaagatcagtttctgtgctccatctgtctggatgtgttcactgatccagtcaccataccatgtggacacaacttctgtaAAACCTGCATCACTCAACACTGGGATATTAAGGTCCAGTGTCCCAACTGTAAAGAGGTTTTCAACAATAGACCTGAGCTGCGGGTCAATACTTTGATCTCCGTGGTGGCTGctcagttcagacagtcagctcaacagaaagccagcagcagcagctcagagcaacaagcTCCCAGACCAGGAGAAGTTCCCTGTGACGTCTGcactggaaccaaactgaaggccctgaagtcctgcttgatgtgtctg atgtgtgtctgcatgctctgcaCTATTTCAGACCACATTACACATGATGTTGTTCCTCTCAAAGAAGGGTATGAAAAAAAGAAGGCCGAGCTGGAGGCTGAAAttcagcagatgatccagaagagacaACTGAAGATACAGGAGATGAAACACTCAGTGGGGCTCAGTAAGGAAggtgcagacagagagatagcagatggTGTTCAAGTCTTCACCgctctgaaggagtctgttgagAGAAACCAGGCCAAGCTCATCAATGggatcaaagagaagcagagaaagacagagaaacaggctCAATGcttcatcaaagagctggaacaggaaatctctgagtTGAAGAAGAGAAGCACTGAGGTGGAGCAGCTGTCACGCTCTGaagaccacctccacctcctccaacACTTCACGCCCCTGAACGCTGCTCCACCCACCAAGGACTGGACAGACGTCAGCGTCCGTCCACTACATGAGGGGACAGTGAGGAGAGCTGTGGTACAGCTGGAAGAGACGCTCAGTAAACAGATGAAGAAGCTGCTTGCTGAGGCCGAGCTGAAGAGGGTCCAGCAGTCTGCAGTGGATGTGACACTTGATCCTGATACAGCACATCCtgctctcatcctgtctgatgatggaAAACAACTTAAACATGGTGATGTAAAgaagaatctcccagacaaTCCAGAGAGATTTGATTATTGTGTTAATGTTTTAgcaaagcagagtttctcttcaggaaGATTTTACTACGAGGTTCAAGTTAAGGGGAAGACTAATTGGGATTTAGGAGTGGTCAGAGAGTCGATCAGCAGGAAGGGAGACAACAAGCCGAGCCCTAAGATTGGCTACTGGTTAATATATTTGAGGAATGAAAATGAGTACAAAGCTTGTGCTGGCccttcagtctgtctctctctgaagtctcagcctgagaaggtgggggtgtttgtggattatgagaagggtctggtctccttttatgatgttgatgctgcagctcttatctactcctttactggctgctgcttcactgagaaactctaccCATTCTTCGGTCCTCAAAATAACAGTGGTggtaaaaactctgcccctctgatcctctctcctgtcaatcacactgaGTAG